One Nyctibius grandis isolate bNycGra1 chromosome 17, bNycGra1.pri, whole genome shotgun sequence genomic window carries:
- the LOC137671681 gene encoding protein piccolo-like, whose amino-acid sequence MSCYLQQCLPPVYQEPIPIKCPPMYGARHLPVPTWHSTLCIPQHVTPCVPRQRIMSSSFSQQQCVTKCVPQQCATMGVPQQHCVTQRVLQQPCLPRCVTTCVPQQQCATTGVSQEQCVTKCVPQQCVTKDVPQQCATKGIPQQQRESRCVTTCVPQQPYMTKGIPQQQCATKCIPQQRVTTYTPEQQHCATRCATMCVPQQRATKCVSHRFVTACAPQQCATTYIPQQCATRCVTKCVPQQQSVTKCVPQQCATECVPQQSVTKCVPQQSATKCVPQQSVTKCVPQQQCATKGVPQQQCATKGVPQQCPTKGIPQQSVTKCVPQQSVTKCVPQQQCATKCVPQQSVTKCVPQQSATKGVPQQCPTKCIPQQSVTKCVPQQQCPTKCVPQQSVTKCVPQQQCPTKCIPQQSVTKCVPQQQCVTKCIPQQSVTKCVPQQQCPTKCVPQQCQSGGVKISSHSKKYCSAPKWPW is encoded by the coding sequence ATGTCGTGCTACCTACAGCAGTGCCTCCCACCAGTCTACCAGGAGCCCATCCCCATCAAGTGCCCACCGATGTATGGTGCCAGACACCTCCCAGTGCCCACCTGGCACTCGACACTGTGCATCCCACAGCATGTGACCCCCTGTGTCCCCCGGCAGCGGATCATGTCCTCCAGCTTCTCCCAACAGCAGTGTGTGACCAAGTGCGTGCCACAGCAGTGTGCGACCATGGGTGTGCCACAGCAGCACTGTGTGACCCAGCGCGTCCTACAGCAGCCGTGTCTGCCTCGGTGTGTGACAACCTGCGTGCCGCAGCAGCAGTGTGCGACCACGGGTGTGTCGCAGGAGCAGTGTGTGACCAAGTGCGTGCCACAGCAGTGTGTGACCAAGGATGTGCCGCAGCAGTGTGCGACCAAGGGCATCCCGCAGCAGCAGCGTGAGAGCAGGTGCGTGACCACGTGTGTGCCACAGCAGCCATACATGACCAAGGGCATCCCGCAGCAGCAGTGTGCCACCAAGTGCATCCCGCAGCAACGTGTGACCACGTAcaccccagagcagcagcactgtgcgACCAGGTGTGCCACCATGTGTGTCCCGCAGCAGCGTGCGACCAAGTGTGTCTCGCACCGGTTTGTGACCGCTTGTGCCCCGCAGCAGTGTGCCACCACGTACATCCCACAGCAATGTGCGACCAGGTGTGTGACCAAGTGtgtcccacagcagcagagtgTGACCAAGTGTGTCCCACAGCAGTGTGCCACCGAGTGTGTCCCACAGCAGTCTGTGACCAAGTGTGTCCCACAGCAGAGTGCCACCAAGTGTGTCCCACAGCAGTCTGTGACCAAGTGTgtcccacagcagcagtgtgCCACCAAGGGTgtcccacagcagcagtgtgCCACCAAGGGTGTCCCACAGCAGTGTCCCACCAAGGGTATCCCACAGCAGTCTGTGACCAAGTGTGTCCCACAGCAGTCTGTGACTAAGTGTGTCCCTCAGCAGCAGTGTGCCACCAAGTGTGTCCCACAGCAGTCTGTGACTAAGTGTGTCCCACAGCAGAGTGCCACCAAGGGTGTCCCACAGCAGTGTCCCACCAAGTGTATCCCACAGCAGTCTGTGACCAAGTGTGTCCCTCAGCAGCAGTGTCCCACCAAGTGTGTCCCACAACAGTCTGTGACCAAGTGTGTCCCTCAGCAGCAGTGTCCCACCAAGTGTATCCCACAGCAGTCTGTGACTAAGTGTGTCCCTCAGCAGCAGTGTGTCACCAAGTGTATCCCACAGCAGTCTGTGACCAAGTGTgtcccacagcagcagtgtCCCACCAAGTGTGTCCCACAGCAATGTCAGTCGGGTGGAGTCAAAATTTCGAGTCACTCTAAGAAGTACTGCTCTGCGCCCAAATGGCCCTGGTAA